A single Cyclopterus lumpus isolate fCycLum1 chromosome 3, fCycLum1.pri, whole genome shotgun sequence DNA region contains:
- the rnf111 gene encoding E3 ubiquitin-protein ligase Arkadia, whose protein sequence is MKSEVQSEAPSRQEHLKEPLVNPEPMEAAKSFPNNMEVIGKAGSEFETLCESRHRPLRDTETHRDSERTLPGRRKRKGQQAGPSDCSLKEGHISESSLAPQRPRVELLQHPSEDEHNHDSSFSDCASSPSSSLRFGDSDTLSSEEEGEAGATGGQHKAPALTTGGATGVGLHPVLGRTRGNRSHKWVRSESEPVLLKRPCLSSRRPLHRKRFVKTAPGGGQRTQKQKERLVLQRKKREVIARRKYALLHSTSSSSEELSSDSSSPSSTEAEDELYVDVSSTSSQPNSANVATGALDEDVVVIEATPAPAPVVPASEEINVTSTDSEVEIVTVGDCFRSRSVAGIGRIWANSCSQNRLQEPRGRHRLSTVIQPLRQNAGEVVDLTVDEDDLSVVPTTSGSIHPQTIRSSSSSSSHHASTSELHDGPGPSTSCPGSIPESMHTQRPSGSARTAAEDDSRPGLSGTAGENAGTAMPRLPSCCQQHSPCGGPSPGHLSLSHSHSSCLQVSSSQQTGGSQHGHSHSNAHHFIHHVHHPAPQPPGTLPFQEPSCPVERPSALPASCAGVSSSSNSSSSSNTAHYHDQQTLPVDLSNSSVRSGGNNGASFHGSTSAFDPCCPGSTSRPPTYVSQATPGPSQPAVVESFSSSMVAQPQPQTQPQPCRHYMHPSYGSLARSLHHQPSSACPHSHGNPQLTPQPPSQGEYVIPHTVTFHPPLPSHPSGHTVPPAPPPPLSTHHLSSSSAPLAQHLPTDHQTLPHHMPALGASVQRLHQHEILQRMEVQRRRMMQHPTRAHERPPPHPHRMHPNYGHGHHIHVPQTMSSHPRQPEQRTAWELGIEAGVTVAPYPSGHLHSHLPHYHPPPRLHHFPIPFMHTGISEVTYPHIRYISSRMTAGFGRTYEDLLHLEERLGTVNRGASQGTIERCTYPHKYKKKVLEREIDQELTPEAWASIGKNMHATPESRKLHIKQDEDEGADEDTEEKCTICLSILEEGEDVRRLPCMHLFHQLCVDQWLLTNKKCPICRVDIEAQLSAES, encoded by the exons ATGAAGAGTGAGGTGCAGTCAGAGGCCCCCAGCAGACAGGAGCATCTGAAGGAGCCACTGGTGAACCCAGAGCCTATGGAGGCAGCTAAGAGCTTCCCTAACAACATGGAGGTGATTGGAAAGGCAGGCAGCGAATTTGAGACCCTGTGTGAGTCCAGGCATCGGCCACTGAgggacacagaaacacacagagactcagAACGGACCCTCCCTGGtcgtagaaaaagaaaaggccaacAGGCAGGGCCATCAGACTGCTCGCTGAAGGAGGGCCACATCAGTGAGAGTTCACTGGCCCCTCAGCGTCCCAGGGTAGAACTTTTACAGCACCCAAGTGAGGATGAACATAATCACGACTCCTCTTTTAGTGACTGcgcttcctccccttcctctagCCTGCGATTTGGGGACTCGGACACTCTCAgctcggaggaggagggggaagctGGAGCAACAGGGGGCCAACACAAGGCTCCTGCCCTGACAACAGGAGGAGCCACTGGAGTTGGCCTGCACCCTGTTCTGGGTCGAACTCGTGGGAATCGCTCTCATAAGTGGGTGCGGTCTGAATCTGAGCCAGTGCTGTTGAAGCGGCCGTGTCTGAGCAGCCGGCGGCCCCTACATAGGAAGCGCTTTGTGAAAACAGCTCCTGGAGGGGGTCAGCGGACTCAGAAGCAAAAGGAGCGACTAGTGCTGCAGAGGAAGAAACGTGAAGTGATTGCACGTAGGAAGTATGCTCTACTCCATAGCACCAGTAGTTCTAGCGAAGAGCTGAGTAGTgactcttcctccccctcttctacTGAAGCAGAAGATGAGCTGTATGTAGATgtcagcagcaccagcagccaGCCCAACAGTGCTAATGTAGCCACAG GTGCCCTGGATGAGGATGTTGTGGTGATTGAGGCAACTCCAGCTCCAGCGCCTGTTGTACCTGCAAGCGAGGAGATCAACGTCACCTCAACAGACAGTGAGGTGGAGATTGTCACAGTCGGAGATTGTTTCAG GTCTCGCTCAGTGGCGGGTATTGGCAGGATTTGGGCTAATAGCTGCTCCCAGAATCGTCTCCAGGAGCCACGTGGACGTCACCGACTCTCCACCGTCATCCAACCACTGCGTCAGAATGCTGGGGAGGTGGTAGATCTCACTGTCGATGAAGATG ATCTCTCAGTTGTGCCAACAACCTCTGGCAGCATTCACCCTCAAACAATCAggtcatcctcttcatcatcttcccaTCATGCCTCTACCTCAGAGCTCCATGATGGCCCAGGCCCTTCCACTAGCTGCCCAGGCTCAATACCTGAAAGTATGCACACGCAGAGGCCAAGTGGCTCTGCTCGCACAGCCGCAGAGG ATGACAGCAGACCAGGTTTGTCAGGCACAGCAGGAGAAAACGCAGGCACGGCCATGCCCAGACTCCCGTCGTGCTGCCAGCAGCACTCCCCGTGTGGAGGGCCCTCCCCTGGTCACCtgtccctgagccactcccatTCAAGCTGCTTGCAGGTGTCGTCCTCTCAGCAGACCGGTGGCTCTCAGCACGGCCACAGCCACAGCAACGCTCACCACTTCATCCACCACGTCCATCACCCAGCTCCACAGCCCCCGGGCACCCTGCCTTTTCAAGAGCCGAGCTGCCCCGTGGAGCGACCCAGTGCTCTGCCCGCATCCTGTGCTggagtcagcagcagcagcaacagtagtagtagcagtaacaCAGCCCACTACCATGACCAG CAAACACTGCCAGTGGACCTGAGCAACAGCAGTGTTCGGAGCGGTGGAAACAACGGGGCTAGTTTCCATGGCAGCACCTCGGCCTTTGACCCTTGCTGCCCAGGCTCCACCTCACGGCCTCCTACTTACGTTTCCCAGGCCACCCCTGGGCCCAGCCAGCCAGCTGTGGTGGAATCGTTTAGCTCCTCCATGGTGGCTCAGCCCCAGCCACAAACACAACCCCAGCCCTGCAGACATTACATGCACCCATCCT ATGGCTCTTTAGCACGCTCACTGCATCATCAGCCCTCCTCCGCCTGTCCTCATTCCCATGGGAACCCCCAACTTACACCTCAGCCCCCTTCACAAGGCGAATATGTTATTCCCCACACTGTCACCTTTCATCCGCCACTGCCATCCCACCCTTCAGGCCACACCGTTCCCCCtgctccccccccacctctgTCTACCCACCACCTCTCCAGCTCAAGTGCCCCACTGGCCCAGCACCTGCCTACGGACCACCAGACCCTGCCGCACCATATGCCGGCGCTCGGGGCCTCTGTGCAGAGACTCCATCAGCACGAGATACTGCAGAGGATGGAGGTCCAGAGGCGCAGGATGATGCAGCACCCAAC ACGAGCACATGAGCGTCCGCCTCCACACCCCCACAGAATGCACCCCAACTACGGCCATGGACACCACATCCATGTGCCACAAACTATGTCCTCCCACCCTCGCCAGCCTGAGCAGAGAACAGCATG GGAGCTCGGCATCGAGGCTGGAGTGACTGTGGCACCGTACCCTTCAGGGCACCTGCACTCCCACCTGCCCCACTACCACCCTCCCCCCAGACTGCACCACTTCCCCATCCCTTTCATG CACACTGGCATATCTGAAGTGACCTACCCGCACATTCGGTACATCTCTTCTCGGATGACTGCTGGCTTTGGAAGAACCTATGAG GACCTGCTGCATTTAGAGGAACGATTGGGGACTGTGAACCGAGGAGCCTCTCAGGGAACCATAGAGAGGTGCACTTACCCACACAAGTACAAGAAG AAGGTGTTGGAGAGAGAAATTGACCAAGAGTTAACCCCTGAAGCTTGGGCATCTATTGGGAAAAATATGCACGCAACCCCAGAATCG AGAAAGCTGCATATTAAGCAAGATGAAGATGAGGGGGCAGATGAAGACACAGAAGAAAAATGCACCATCTGTCTGTCAAtactggaggagggggaggacgtCAG ACGCCTACCATGTATGCACCTCTTCCATCAGCTGTGTGTGGATCAGTGGCTCCTCACCAATAAGAAGTGCCCAATCTGCAGAGTGGACATTGAGGCGCAGCTGTCTGCTGAGAGTTGA